A genome region from Streptomyces pratensis includes the following:
- the rplD gene encoding 50S ribosomal protein L4 — protein MSTIDILSPAGDKAGTVELPAEIFDAKTSVPLIHQVVVAQLAAARQGTHKTKTRGEVRGGGRKPYRQKGTGRARQGSTRAPQFAGGGVVHGPQPRDYSQRTPKKMKAAALRGALSDRARHSRIHVVTGVVEGGISTKAAKTLLGKISERSNLLLVVDRADEAAWLSARNLPQVHILEPGQLNTYDVIVSDDVVFTQAAFESFVSGPQTAETEGSAA, from the coding sequence ATGAGCACCATTGACATCCTTTCGCCGGCAGGCGACAAGGCCGGTACCGTCGAGCTCCCCGCGGAGATCTTCGACGCGAAGACCAGCGTTCCGCTGATCCACCAGGTCGTCGTCGCACAGCTGGCAGCTGCCCGTCAGGGCACGCACAAGACCAAGACCCGCGGCGAGGTCCGTGGTGGTGGGCGCAAGCCGTACCGCCAGAAGGGCACCGGCCGCGCGCGCCAGGGTTCGACCCGTGCGCCGCAGTTCGCCGGCGGTGGCGTCGTCCACGGCCCGCAGCCGCGTGACTACTCGCAGCGCACCCCGAAGAAGATGAAGGCCGCCGCCCTGCGCGGTGCCCTCTCCGACCGGGCGCGTCACTCCCGCATCCACGTCGTCACCGGCGTGGTCGAGGGTGGGATCTCCACGAAGGCCGCCAAGACGCTGCTCGGCAAGATCTCGGAGCGCAGCAACCTGCTCCTGGTCGTCGACCGCGCCGACGAGGCCGCGTGGCTGTCCGCTCGCAACCTGCCCCAGGTGCACATCCTGGAGCCGGGCCAGCTGAACACGTACGACGTGATCGTCTCTGACGACGTGGTCTTCACCCAGGCCGCTTTCGAGTCCTTCGTGTCTGGCCCCCAGACCGCTGAGACCGAAGGGAGCGCCGCCTGA
- the rplW gene encoding 50S ribosomal protein L23: MSEATVTSSTITSKTYSDPRDVLVKPVVSEKSYALLDENKYTFIVAPGSNKTQIKQAVEAVFSVKVTGVNTINRQGKRKRTKTGFGKRADTKRAIVTLAEGDRIDIFGGPTS; the protein is encoded by the coding sequence ATGAGTGAGGCGACCGTTACCAGCTCGACCATCACGAGCAAGACCTACTCGGACCCGCGCGACGTTCTCGTCAAGCCGGTTGTCTCCGAGAAGAGCTATGCGCTGCTCGACGAGAACAAGTACACGTTCATCGTCGCGCCCGGCTCCAACAAGACCCAGATCAAGCAGGCCGTGGAAGCGGTCTTCTCGGTCAAGGTCACCGGGGTCAACACGATCAACCGGCAGGGCAAGCGCAAGCGGACCAAGACCGGCTTCGGCAAGCGCGCTGACACCAAGCGCGCCATCGTGACCCTCGCCGAGGGCGACCGTATCGACATCTTCGGCGGCCCGACCTCCTGA
- the rplB gene encoding 50S ribosomal protein L2, translating into MGIRKYKPTTPGRRGSSVADFVEITRSTPEKSLVRPLHSKGGRNNAGRVTVRHQGGGHKRAYRVIDFRRHDKDGVPAKVAHIEYDPNRTARIALLHYADGEKRYIVAPRGLSQGDRVENGPTADIKPGNNLALRNIPVGTTIHAIEIRPGGGAKFARSAGASVQLLAKEGTMAHLRMPSGEIRLVDARCRATIGEVGNAEQSNINWGKAGRMRWKGVRPTVRGVAMNPVDHPHGGGEGKTSGGRHPVSPWGQKEGRTRSPKKASSKYIVRRRKTNKKR; encoded by the coding sequence ATGGGTATCCGCAAGTACAAGCCGACGACCCCGGGCCGTCGTGGCTCCAGCGTCGCCGACTTTGTCGAGATCACGCGGTCCACGCCGGAGAAGTCGCTGGTCCGCCCCCTGCACAGCAAGGGCGGCCGTAACAACGCCGGTCGTGTGACCGTTCGCCACCAGGGCGGTGGCCACAAGCGCGCCTACCGAGTGATCGACTTCCGTCGTCACGACAAGGACGGCGTGCCGGCCAAGGTCGCGCACATCGAGTACGACCCGAACCGCACCGCGCGCATCGCGCTGCTGCACTACGCGGACGGCGAGAAGCGTTACATCGTCGCCCCCCGTGGCCTGTCGCAGGGTGACCGCGTCGAGAACGGTCCGACCGCAGACATCAAGCCGGGCAACAACCTGGCGCTGCGCAACATCCCGGTCGGTACGACGATCCACGCCATCGAGATCCGTCCCGGCGGCGGCGCGAAGTTCGCCCGTTCCGCGGGTGCGTCCGTGCAGCTGCTGGCGAAGGAGGGCACGATGGCCCACCTTCGTATGCCGTCCGGTGAGATCCGGCTGGTCGACGCCCGCTGCCGCGCCACGATCGGCGAGGTCGGCAACGCCGAGCAGTCGAACATCAACTGGGGCAAGGCCGGCCGTATGCGCTGGAAGGGCGTTCGCCCGACCGTCCGCGGTGTCGCGATGAACCCGGTTGACCACCCGCACGGTGGTGGTGAAGGCAAGACCTCCGGTGGACGTCACCCGGTCTCGCCGTGGGGTCAGAAGGAGGGTCGTACTCGCTCGCCGAAGAAGGCATCGAGCAAGTACATCGTCCGCCGCCGCAAGACGAACAAGAAGCGCTAG
- the rpsS gene encoding 30S ribosomal protein S19, giving the protein MPRSLKKGPFVDGHLIKKVDVQNEAGTKNVIKTWSRRSMIVPAMLGHTIAVHNGKIHVPVFVTESMVGHKLGEFSPTRTFRGHVKDDRKSKRR; this is encoded by the coding sequence ATGCCGCGCAGTCTCAAGAAGGGGCCCTTCGTCGACGGCCACCTCATCAAGAAGGTGGACGTACAGAACGAGGCAGGCACCAAGAACGTCATCAAGACCTGGTCCCGTCGCTCGATGATCGTCCCGGCAATGCTGGGCCACACCATCGCGGTGCACAACGGCAAGATCCACGTCCCGGTGTTCGTCACCGAGTCGATGGTCGGCCACAAGCTCGGCGAGTTCTCGCCGACTCGCACCTTCCGCGGCCACGTCAAGGACGACCGGAAGTCGAAGCGCCGCTAA
- the rplV gene encoding 50S ribosomal protein L22 codes for MEARAQARYIRVTPMKARRVVDLIRGMDATEAQAVLRFAPQAASVPVGKVLDSAIANAAHNYDHTDASSLVISEAYVDEGPTLKRFRPRAQGRAYRIRKRTSHITVVVSSKEGTR; via the coding sequence ATGGAAGCCAGGGCCCAGGCGCGGTACATCCGCGTCACGCCCATGAAGGCCCGCCGCGTGGTGGACCTCATCCGTGGCATGGATGCCACGGAGGCTCAGGCGGTCCTGCGTTTCGCCCCGCAGGCCGCGAGCGTGCCGGTTGGCAAGGTGCTGGACAGCGCCATCGCCAACGCTGCACACAACTACGACCACACCGACGCCTCTTCGCTGGTCATCAGCGAGGCGTACGTGGACGAGGGCCCGACCCTGAAGCGGTTCCGTCCGCGTGCTCAGGGCCGTGCCTACCGGATCCGTAAGCGGACCAGCCACATCACCGTGGTCGTCAGCAGCAAGGAAGGAACCCGGTAA
- the rpsC gene encoding 30S ribosomal protein S3 translates to MGQKVNPHGFRLGITTDFKSRWYADKLYKDYVKEDVAIRRMMTKGMERAGISKVEIERTRDRVRVDIHTARPGIVIGRRGAEADRIRGELEKLTGKQVQLNILEVKNPEVDAQLVAQAVAEQLSSRVSFRRAMRKSMQSTMKAGAKGIKIQCGGRLGGAEMSRSEFYREGRVPLHTLRANVDYGFFEAKTTFGRIGVKVWIYKGDVKNIAEVRAENAAARAGNRPARGGADRPAGRGGRGGERGGRGRKPQQSAPAAEAPKADAPAAAAPAESTGTEA, encoded by the coding sequence ATGGGCCAGAAGGTAAACCCGCACGGGTTCCGGCTCGGCATTACCACGGACTTCAAGTCCCGTTGGTACGCCGACAAGCTGTACAAGGACTACGTCAAGGAAGACGTCGCCATTCGTCGCATGATGACGAAGGGCATGGAGCGGGCCGGCATCTCGAAGGTCGAGATCGAGCGCACCCGCGACCGCGTCCGCGTTGACATCCACACCGCCCGCCCGGGCATCGTCATCGGCCGCCGTGGCGCCGAGGCCGACCGCATCCGTGGCGAGCTGGAGAAGCTGACCGGCAAGCAGGTCCAGCTGAACATCCTCGAGGTCAAGAACCCCGAGGTGGACGCTCAGCTGGTGGCCCAGGCCGTCGCCGAGCAGCTCTCCTCCCGTGTCTCCTTCCGTCGTGCCATGCGTAAGAGCATGCAGAGCACGATGAAGGCTGGCGCCAAGGGCATCAAGATCCAGTGCGGTGGCCGCCTCGGCGGCGCCGAGATGTCCCGCTCGGAGTTCTACCGCGAGGGCCGCGTGCCCCTGCACACGCTCCGTGCGAACGTCGACTACGGCTTCTTCGAGGCCAAGACGACCTTCGGCCGCATCGGTGTGAAGGTCTGGATCTACAAGGGCGACGTCAAGAACATCGCCGAGGTTCGCGCCGAGAACGCTGCGGCTCGCGCCGGTAACCGTCCGGCCCGTGGCGGCGCTGACCGCCCGGCCGGCCGTGGTGGCCGTGGCGGCGAGCGTGGCGGTCGTGGCCGCAAGCCGCAGCAGTCCGCGCCGGCAGCGGAGGCCCCCAAGGCCGACGCTCCCGCCGCCGCTGCTCCGGCTGAGAGCACCGGAACGGAGGCCTGA
- the rplP gene encoding 50S ribosomal protein L16: MLIPRRVKHRKQHHPKRSGMSKGGTQVAFGEYGIQALTPAYVTNRQIESARIAMTRHIKRGGKVWINIYPDRPLTKKPAETRMGSGKGSPEWWIANVKPGRVMFELSYPNEKIAREALTRAAHKLPMKCRIVRREAGES; encoded by the coding sequence ATGCTGATCCCCCGTAGGGTCAAGCACCGCAAGCAGCACCACCCGAAGCGCAGCGGTATGTCCAAGGGTGGCACGCAGGTTGCGTTCGGCGAGTACGGCATCCAGGCGCTGACCCCGGCGTACGTGACGAACCGTCAGATCGAGTCCGCTCGTATCGCGATGACCCGTCACATCAAGCGTGGCGGCAAGGTCTGGATCAACATCTACCCGGACCGCCCCCTCACGAAGAAGCCCGCCGAGACCCGCATGGGTTCCGGTAAGGGTTCTCCCGAGTGGTGGATCGCGAACGTCAAGCCCGGTCGGGTGATGTTCGAGCTGTCCTACCCGAACGAGAAGATTGCTCGTGAGGCGCTCACCCGCGCTGCTCACAAGCTTCCGATGAAGTGCCGGATCGTTCGGCGCGAGGCAGGTGAGTCGTGA
- the rpmC gene encoding 50S ribosomal protein L29 codes for MSAGTKASELRELGGEELLNKLREAKEELFNLRFQAATGQLENHGRLKSVRKDIARIYTLMRERELGIETVESV; via the coding sequence ATGTCGGCCGGTACCAAGGCGTCCGAGCTGCGCGAGCTGGGCGGCGAGGAGCTTCTCAACAAGCTCCGCGAGGCCAAGGAAGAGCTGTTCAACCTCCGCTTCCAGGCGGCGACGGGACAGCTCGAGAACCACGGTCGGCTCAAGTCCGTCCGTAAGGACATCGCCCGGATCTACACCCTGATGCGCGAGCGCGAGCTCGGCATCGAGACGGTGGAGAGCGTCTGA
- the rpsQ gene encoding 30S ribosomal protein S17 codes for MSESTVTETKTDRGFRKTREGLVVSDKMDKTVVVAVEDRVKHALYGKVIRRTNKLKAHDEQNAAGVGDRVLIMETRPLSATKRWRIVEILEKAK; via the coding sequence ATGAGCGAGAGCACTGTGACTGAGACCAAGACCGACCGCGGCTTCCGCAAGACCCGTGAGGGTCTGGTCGTCAGCGACAAGATGGACAAGACCGTCGTCGTCGCTGTCGAGGACCGCGTCAAGCACGCGCTGTACGGCAAGGTCATCCGCCGTACGAACAAGCTCAAGGCCCACGACGAGCAGAACGCCGCAGGCGTCGGCGACCGCGTCCTCATCATGGAGACGCGTCCGCTGTCTGCGACGAAGCGCTGGCGCATCGTCGAGATCCTCGAGAAGGCCAAGTAA
- the rplN gene encoding 50S ribosomal protein L14, which produces MIQQESRLRVADNTGAKEILTIRVLGGSGRRYAGIGDVIVATVKDAIPGGNVKKGDVVKAVIVRTVKERRRPDGSYIRFDENAAVILKGDGDPRGTRIFGPVGRELREKKFMKIISLAPEVL; this is translated from the coding sequence GTGATCCAGCAGGAGTCGCGACTGCGCGTCGCCGACAACACGGGTGCGAAGGAAATTCTCACCATCCGTGTTCTCGGTGGCTCGGGTCGCCGCTACGCGGGCATCGGTGACGTCATCGTCGCCACCGTCAAGGACGCGATCCCCGGTGGCAACGTGAAGAAGGGTGACGTCGTCAAGGCCGTCATCGTTCGCACCGTCAAGGAGCGTCGTCGCCCGGATGGCTCGTACATCCGCTTCGACGAGAACGCCGCTGTCATCCTCAAGGGCGACGGCGACCCCCGCGGCACCCGTATCTTCGGCCCCGTGGGCCGAGAGCTGCGCGAGAAGAAGTTCATGAAGATCATCTCGCTCGCGCCGGAGGTGCTGTAA
- the rplX gene encoding 50S ribosomal protein L24, protein MKIKKGDLVQVITGKDKGKQGKVIVAFPAQDRVLVEGVNRVKKHTKAGQTARGSQTGGIVTTEAPIHVSNVQLVVEKDGNKVVTRVGYRFDDEGKKIRVAKRTGEDI, encoded by the coding sequence ATGAAGATCAAGAAGGGCGACCTGGTTCAGGTCATCACCGGTAAGGACAAGGGCAAGCAGGGCAAGGTCATCGTTGCCTTCCCCGCTCAGGACCGTGTCCTCGTCGAGGGTGTCAACCGGGTCAAGAAGCACACCAAGGCCGGTCAGACGGCTCGCGGTTCGCAGACGGGTGGCATTGTCACCACCGAGGCCCCGATTCACGTCAGCAACGTTCAGCTGGTCGTGGAGAAGGACGGCAACAAGGTCGTCACCCGCGTCGGCTACCGCTTTGACGACGAGGGCAAGAAGATCCGCGTTGCCAAGCGGACCGGTGAGGACATCTGA
- the rplE gene encoding 50S ribosomal protein L5, translating to MTTTTAPRLKTRYREEIAGKLREEFSYENVMQVPGLVKIVVNMGVGDAARDSKLIDGAVKDLTTITGQKPAVTKARKSIAQFKLREGQPIGCHVTLRGDRMWEFLDRTLSLALPRIRDFRGLSPKQFDGRGNYTFGLTEQVMFHEIDQDKIDRVRGMDITVVTTAANDDEGRALLRHLGFPFKEN from the coding sequence ATGACGACCACCACTGCGCCGCGTCTCAAGACGCGCTACCGCGAGGAAATCGCCGGCAAGCTGCGTGAGGAGTTCTCGTACGAGAACGTCATGCAGGTTCCCGGTCTGGTCAAGATCGTGGTCAACATGGGTGTGGGCGACGCCGCCCGCGACTCCAAGCTGATCGACGGTGCCGTCAAGGACCTCACCACGATCACCGGCCAGAAGCCCGCCGTCACGAAGGCCCGCAAGTCGATCGCGCAGTTCAAGCTGCGCGAGGGGCAGCCGATCGGCTGCCACGTCACCCTCCGTGGTGACCGCATGTGGGAGTTCCTGGACCGTACGCTGTCGCTCGCGCTTCCGCGTATCCGTGACTTCCGTGGTCTGTCGCCGAAGCAGTTCGACGGCCGTGGCAACTACACCTTCGGTCTCACGGAGCAGGTCATGTTCCACGAGATCGACCAGGACAAGATCGACCGGGTCCGGGGCATGGACATCACCGTGGTCACCACGGCTGCCAACGACGACGAGGGTCGTGCCCTGCTTCGTCACCTCGGCTTCCCGTTCAAGGAGAACTGA
- a CDS encoding type Z 30S ribosomal protein S14, protein MAKKALIAKAARKPKFGVRGYTRCQRCGRPHSVYRKFGLCRVCLREMAHRGELPGVTKSSW, encoded by the coding sequence GTGGCGAAGAAGGCTCTGATCGCTAAGGCCGCCCGTAAGCCGAAGTTCGGCGTGCGCGGGTACACCCGCTGCCAGCGCTGCGGCCGGCCCCACTCCGTCTACCGCAAGTTCGGCCTCTGCCGCGTGTGCCTTCGTGAGATGGCTCACCGTGGCGAGCTGCCGGGCGTGACCAAGAGCTCCTGGTAA
- the rpsH gene encoding 30S ribosomal protein S8 has protein sequence MTMTDPIADMLTRLRNANSAYHDDVAMPHSKIKSHIAEILQQEGFITGWKVEDAEVGKNLVLELKFGPNRERSIAGIKRISKPGLRVYAKSTNLPKVLGGLGVAIISTSHGLLTGQQASKKGVGGEVLAYVW, from the coding sequence ATGACCATGACTGATCCCATCGCAGACATGCTCACGCGTCTGCGTAACGCGAACTCGGCGTATCACGACGATGTCGCGATGCCGCACAGCAAGATCAAGTCGCACATCGCGGAGATCCTCCAGCAGGAGGGCTTCATCACCGGCTGGAAGGTCGAGGACGCAGAGGTCGGTAAGAACCTCGTCCTCGAGCTGAAGTTCGGGCCGAACCGCGAGCGTTCGATTGCCGGCATCAAGCGCATCTCGAAGCCGGGTCTGCGTGTATACGCAAAGTCCACCAATCTGCCGAAGGTTCTCGGCGGCCTGGGCGTGGCGATCATCTCCACGTCCCACGGTCTCCTGACCGGCCAGCAGGCCAGCAAGAAGGGCGTAGGTGGGGAAGTCCTCGCCTACGTCTGGTAG
- the rplF gene encoding 50S ribosomal protein L6, with translation MSRIGKLPIQVPAGVDVTIDGRTVAVKGPKGSLSHTVAAPIEVTKGEDGVLNVVRPNDERQNKALHGLSRTLVANMITGVTTGYSKALEISGVGYRVQAKGSNLEFALGYSHPILIEAPEGITFKVESPTKLSVEGIDKQKVGEVAANIRKLRKPDPYKAKGVKYAGEVIRRKVGKAGK, from the coding sequence ATGTCGCGAATCGGCAAGCTCCCCATCCAGGTTCCCGCCGGTGTGGACGTCACCATCGATGGCCGCACGGTCGCGGTGAAGGGACCCAAGGGTTCCCTCTCGCACACCGTCGCAGCGCCGATCGAGGTCACCAAGGGTGAGGACGGCGTGCTCAACGTCGTCCGCCCGAACGACGAGCGTCAGAACAAGGCCCTTCACGGCCTGTCCCGCACGCTGGTGGCGAACATGATCACCGGCGTGACCACGGGATACAGCAAGGCGCTCGAGATCAGCGGTGTCGGTTACCGCGTCCAGGCGAAGGGCTCCAACCTGGAGTTCGCCCTGGGCTACAGCCACCCGATCCTCATCGAGGCTCCGGAAGGCATCACCTTCAAGGTCGAGTCGCCCACGAAGCTCAGCGTCGAGGGCATCGACAAGCAGAAGGTCGGCGAGGTAGCCGCCAACATCCGCAAGCTGCGGAAGCCCGACCCGTACAAGGCCAAGGGCGTCAAGTACGCGGGCGAGGTCATCCGCCGCAAGGTCGGAAAGGCTGGTAAGTAG
- the rplR gene encoding 50S ribosomal protein L18, translating to MAYGVKIAKGDAYKRAALKRRHIRVRKHISGSPERPRLVVTRSNRHIVAQVIDDIAGHTLASASTLDTSIRGGEGDKSAQAKQVGALVAERAKAAGVEAVVFDRGGNQYAGRIAALADAAREAGLKF from the coding sequence ATGGCATACGGTGTGAAGATCGCCAAGGGCGACGCGTACAAGCGTGCCGCTCTCAAGCGGCGCCACATCCGCGTCCGCAAGCACATCTCCGGTTCGCCGGAGCGTCCCCGCTTGGTCGTGACGCGTTCCAACCGCCACATCGTGGCCCAGGTCATCGACGACATCGCGGGCCACACGCTCGCGTCGGCGTCGACCCTGGACACCTCGATCCGTGGTGGCGAGGGTGACAAGAGCGCCCAGGCCAAGCAGGTCGGTGCCCTGGTCGCCGAGCGTGCCAAGGCTGCAGGCGTCGAGGCCGTCGTGTTTGACCGCGGTGGTAACCAGTACGCCGGGCGGATTGCCGCTCTGGCTGACGCCGCCCGTGAAGCCGGGCTGAAGTTCTAA
- the rpsE gene encoding 30S ribosomal protein S5 — translation MAGPQRRGSGAGGGERRDRKGRDGGAAAEKTAYVERVVAINRVAKVVKGGRRFSFTALVVVGDGDGTVGVGYGKAKEVPAAIAKGVEEAKKSFFKVPRIQGTIPHPIQGEKAAGVVLLKPASPGTGVIAGGPVRAVLECAGVHDILSKSLGSSNPINIVHATVAALQGLQRPEEIAARRGLPLEDVAPAALLRARAGAGA, via the coding sequence ATGGCTGGACCCCAGCGCCGCGGAAGCGGTGCCGGTGGCGGCGAGCGGCGGGACCGGAAGGGCCGTGACGGTGGCGCAGCCGCCGAGAAGACCGCGTACGTCGAGCGCGTCGTCGCGATCAACCGCGTCGCCAAGGTAGTGAAGGGTGGTCGTCGCTTCAGCTTCACCGCGCTGGTCGTGGTGGGCGATGGTGACGGCACCGTCGGTGTCGGATACGGCAAGGCCAAGGAAGTTCCCGCGGCCATCGCCAAGGGCGTCGAAGAGGCCAAGAAGAGCTTCTTCAAGGTCCCGCGCATCCAGGGCACCATCCCTCACCCGATCCAGGGCGAGAAGGCTGCGGGCGTCGTCCTGCTCAAGCCTGCTTCCCCCGGTACCGGTGTGATCGCGGGTGGCCCCGTGCGCGCCGTCCTTGAGTGCGCCGGCGTCCACGACATCCTGTCGAAGTCGCTCGGTTCCTCGAACCCGATCAACATCGTGCACGCGACCGTGGCGGCCCTCCAGGGCCTGCAGCGTCCCGAGGAGATCGCGGCCCGCCGCGGTCTGCCCCTCGAGGACGTCGCCCCCGCGGCTCTGCTGCGTGCGCGTGCGGGAGCGGGTGCGTAA
- the rpmD gene encoding 50S ribosomal protein L30 produces MARLKITQTKSYIGSKQNHRDTLRSLGLKRLNDSVVKEDRPEFRGMVHTVRHLVTVEEVD; encoded by the coding sequence ATGGCTCGCCTCAAGATCACGCAGACGAAGTCGTACATCGGCAGCAAGCAGAACCACCGCGACACCCTGCGTTCGCTCGGGCTCAAGCGCCTGAACGACTCGGTTGTCAAGGAGGACCGCCCCGAGTTCCGCGGAATGGTTCACACCGTCCGCCACCTCGTGACGGTTGAGGAGGTTGACTGA
- the rplO gene encoding 50S ribosomal protein L15 — protein MAENSPLKAHNLRPAPGAKTAKTRVGRGEASKGKTAGRGTKGTKARYQVPERFEGGQMPLHMRLPKLKGFKNPFRTEYQVVNLDKLATLYPEGGEVTVADLVAKGAVRNNHLVKVLGQGEISVALQVSVDAVSGSAKEKIAAAGGTVTELV, from the coding sequence ATGGCGGAGAACAGCCCGCTGAAGGCCCACAACCTCCGGCCTGCCCCGGGCGCCAAGACCGCCAAGACCCGTGTGGGTCGTGGTGAGGCGTCCAAGGGTAAGACCGCAGGCCGTGGTACCAAGGGTACGAAGGCTCGTTACCAGGTTCCGGAGCGCTTCGAGGGTGGCCAGATGCCCCTCCACATGCGTCTCCCGAAGCTCAAGGGCTTCAAGAACCCGTTCCGCACGGAGTACCAGGTCGTGAACCTGGACAAGCTCGCGACGCTCTACCCCGAGGGTGGAGAGGTCACGGTGGCCGACCTGGTCGCCAAGGGCGCCGTGCGTAACAACCACCTCGTCAAGGTCCTCGGACAGGGCGAGATCTCCGTTGCGCTGCAGGTTTCGGTTGACGCCGTCTCCGGCTCCGCCAAGGAGAAGATTGCCGCTGCCGGCGGCACCGTCACCGAACTCGTCTGA
- the secY gene encoding preprotein translocase subunit SecY, giving the protein MLTAFARAFKTPDLRKKLLFTLGIIVLYRLGAHIPVPGVSYENVQICVDQASKGNNSLFGLVNMFSGGALLQITIFALGIMPYITASIILQLLTVVIPRLEALKKEGQSGTAKITQYTRYLTVALAILQGTGLVATARSGALFSGCPVADQIVPNQSIFTTVVMVITMTAGTAAVMWLGELITDRGIGNGMSILMFISIAASFPGALWAIKESGKLADGWIEFITVILIGFVMVGLVVFVEQAQRRVPVQYAKRMIGRRSYGGTSTYIPLKVNQAGVIPVIFASSLLYIPALIVQFSSSTAGWATWIQDHFVKGDHPYYIATYFLLIVFFAFFYVAISFNPEEVADNMKKYGGFIPGIRAGRPTAEYLSYVLNRITWPGSLYLGLIALVPTMALAGFGGANQNFPFGGTSILIIVGVGLETVKQIESQLQQRNYEGFLR; this is encoded by the coding sequence GTGCTCACCGCGTTCGCCCGGGCGTTCAAGACGCCCGACCTGCGCAAGAAGCTGCTCTTCACGCTCGGCATCATCGTGCTCTACCGTCTCGGTGCGCACATTCCCGTACCGGGGGTGAGCTACGAGAACGTCCAGATTTGTGTTGATCAGGCCAGCAAGGGCAACAACAGCCTGTTCGGTCTGGTGAACATGTTCAGCGGTGGTGCACTGCTGCAGATCACGATCTTCGCGCTCGGAATCATGCCGTACATCACGGCCAGCATCATTCTTCAGCTGCTGACCGTCGTCATCCCCCGCCTCGAGGCCCTCAAGAAGGAGGGGCAGTCGGGGACGGCCAAGATCACGCAGTACACGCGTTATCTGACCGTCGCGCTCGCCATCCTCCAGGGCACCGGTCTGGTGGCAACCGCCCGCAGCGGCGCGCTGTTCAGCGGCTGCCCCGTCGCCGACCAGATCGTCCCGAACCAGTCGATCTTCACGACCGTCGTCATGGTGATCACCATGACCGCGGGTACGGCCGCCGTCATGTGGCTCGGTGAGCTCATCACCGACCGCGGCATCGGCAACGGCATGTCGATCCTGATGTTCATCTCGATCGCCGCCAGCTTCCCCGGCGCCCTGTGGGCCATCAAGGAGAGCGGCAAGCTGGCCGACGGCTGGATCGAGTTCATCACGGTCATCCTCATCGGCTTCGTGATGGTCGGCCTCGTCGTCTTCGTCGAGCAGGCCCAGCGCCGGGTTCCCGTGCAGTACGCGAAGCGGATGATCGGACGCCGGTCGTACGGCGGTACGTCCACTTACATCCCGCTGAAGGTGAACCAGGCGGGTGTGATTCCCGTCATCTTCGCTTCTTCGCTGCTCTACATCCCTGCTCTAATCGTTCAGTTCTCCAGTTCCACCGCGGGCTGGGCGACCTGGATTCAGGACCACTTCGTCAAGGGCGACCACCCGTACTACATCGCGACGTACTTCCTTCTGATCGTGTTCTTCGCATTCTTCTATGTGGCGATCTCGTTCAACCCCGAGGAAGTCGCCGACAACATGAAGAAGTATGGTGGCTTCATCCCGGGTATCCGGGCAGGTCGACCTACTGCCGAGTATCTGAGCTACGTGCTCAACCGGATCACTTGGCCGGGCTCGCTGTACCTGGGTCTGATCGCTCTGGTGCCGACGATGGCGTTGGCAGGCTTCGGCGGTGCTAATCAGAACTTCCCGTTCGGTGGCACGAGCATCCTGATCATCGTGGGTGTGGGTCTGGAGACCGTGAAGCAGATCGAGAGTCAGCTCCAGCAGCGCAATTACGAAGGGTTCCTCCGCTGA